Genomic window (Pseudoliparis swirei isolate HS2019 ecotype Mariana Trench chromosome 23, NWPU_hadal_v1, whole genome shotgun sequence):
cacacacactagacacagacacacacacaaacacacacacacacacacacagacacatacacacacactagacacacacacacacaaacactagacacacagtagacacacacacacacacagatcacacTAGGCactaaacagacacacacacatacacacacactagacacacacacacacactagacacacacacacacactagacacacacacacagatcacactaggcactaaacacacacacacacacacacacacacactagacacacacacacacactagacacacacacacagacactaaacacacacacagacacacacacacagacactaaacacacacacactagacacacacaaataaacacacactagacacatgcacacacacaaagacacacacacaatgacactagacacacacacagacaaacacacacactagacacatgcacacacacaaagacacacacacccatacactagacagacagacacacaaataaacacacacacacacacacacacacacacacacaaagacacacacacacacacacactagacacagacacaaataaacacacacacacactagacacatgcacacacacaaagacacacacacagacactagacagacacacacacaaacactagacacacacacagacaaacacacacacacccatacactagacagacacacacacaaacactagacacacacacaataaacacacacacacacacacacacacacacagagacacacaaataaacacacacacacacacacacactagacacagacagacacacaaataaacacacacacacacacacactagacacagacagacacacaaataaacacacacacacacacatacactagacacagacagacacacaaataaacacacacacacacacacacacactagacacatgcacacacacaaagacacacatacacagacactagacagacacacacacacacacactagacacactgtgccgtggtgctgctggtggatcTCTGGAGGTCACCGGGCGGCGAGAGCTTCGCCTGATATGTtttgtataaacatataaatatgatatgaaTGTTTTGAACCCAAACACCAGGCGTTTGATGTTCCTACgttttgtgggatgtccacaaccgGTATAAAGCCGTGTCGTAAATATGTCCGCGATGATTTGGTGTGAACTGGAGTGAGTTTActcttagagggggcggggcttatctctgtgtctttacTCCGTTGAAACCAGTTTTCATTTCCCCATCCACcaaaagaaataaccactatttctactttatatttgttgtggacatcccacaaacgtcagcacatcaaacgccctcgtgttttggttcatatcatatcatatatatatatttatatatctcctGGTTTTCAGCTTTGCTCTGTTCCCTTTTGTCACTTCCACCAATCAGCTTTCAACCTGTGTCTAGTGCtaattagcttagcacaaagactgaaaACGGGTGGAAACACGTAGCCTGAGGCCCTCTATAAATCACCAATAACAAGTTaggtctttttatatatatatattatatattattattatattatcttgCCATGTCTCCAGCCTGTGTActaagctaactagccagcTGCTAACACTAGCTTCTTTGGACACTTTTAAAGATATATAGACATAGTTGTCGATGTTTCTGTTCACTGGTTATACCTTCTGTCCGTCagtgtctctcctctccgctccgcTGGGTCCTAGTGCCTCCCGCTCCTCCGCCTTCTCCttgtcttctctctttctctccgaaGAAGACTTCCTTGATCGGAAGTCACCTGTGGACAGCGGCTTCGGCCCCGCTCTCTCATTGGTCGATTCTCCGGGAGTCGCTCCAGCGTCGACCTGTTTCTCCGCCCCCGATTGGTTCGgcaccctcttcctcttcggggCTTGGGCGTCTatgttttcctcttctctccacgTCGAATCTTCACCTCGTCGAAAGTGGTCCGCTCTCCTCTTGGCGTCGtcgctgcctctcctctccgccCCCTGGTCATCTCCCTCGGCCACGCTCCCcctttcatcctctcctcccccgttgACGACGCTTTCATCGGCCGCGATCCTCAAAGAGGACCAACTCTCCGTCTCACTCCTGAAGGTACTCCTGTCTGGTATGCCTCTAGCGGCTGTACAGGTGATGCTCGTGGCGTTGGGAGCATTGGCCTCCGTAGCCACGGGGTTGTGGAAAGACGCTCGGTCGAAAACCGGCTCGTGGAAAATGGAGTTGCTGCACTCGTAGTACTCCTCCGAGTTGGTGGAGAGGGCGGAGTCCGTTCTCGCTGATATGTACCCGTCGGACGACGGCGTTTGGACATCCGGGGAGCGCAAATCGGGCGTGTGCGTCCGCGAGTCCGGGGTGGGCGTCCGCGGGAGAAATCCATCCGGCGTCGACGACCGGAAGTCGGGCAACTGAGTGTCGAATAGGTGCAGGCGCCGGGGTCTTTCAGGCGTGTGCGTCCGCAACTCCGGGGTGGCTGTCCGCGAGTCCGGGGTGGGCGACCGCGGGAGAACTCCGTCCGGCGTCGGCGACCGGAAGTTGGGCACCTGCGTGTCAAAGAGGTGCATGTGCTGGGATAATTCAGGCGTGTGCGTCCGCGAGTCCGGGGTGGGCGTCCGCGGGAGAAAGCCGTCCGGCGTCGGAGACCGGGAGTCGGGCACCTGCGCGTCAAAGAGGTGCAGGCGCCGGGGTCTTTCAGGCGTGTGTGTGCTCGCCTCTGCTTTGGGGATTTGTTCCTGGAAGGCTGGATTTGGTGTAAAACTCGGAGCCTCTACAGAGTCCACAATCTCTAATGCGTGCGCTTCCTTTGGAGTCGACTCACTGTACGATATCCTCTGAGGTGCACGTGCTTTGCATTCTGAAACACTCCCTCTTGATTCATTTGGCTCGCCGCCATACGAATCTCTTCCCGGAGTCTTCGCCGCACGCTCTGTCTGCGAGGTTGAGTTGCAGTCTGTCGACGTCAACGTCTCGGGCTCGACATTTGCGTGAATCGACTCTTGAATATTCACGCTCGCTGCCTTTGGCGCCTCGGTAATCATAACGTCCGACTCAGCTTTGTTTCTGTCCGCTCTCTCGCGTCGTCCATCCGCCTCCTTGGCCGTCGTCGTCTCTCGGGAGGTCGCGCTCTGCTTCCGCTGCGCATCTCCTCCGATACCCGACGCGCTATCCGCATGTTTCCGTGCGGCCCCCGGTACGCTTCTTTCTGCCAAAGCTCCTGAAAGGCGCCCGTCACGGACCCCGTCACGGACCCCGTCACGGACCCCGTCACGGACCCCGTCACGGACCCCGTCACGGACCTTGTCACGGACCCCGTCATGGACCCCGTCACGGACCCCGTCACGGACCTTGTCACGGACCCCGTCACGGACCCCGTCACGGACCCCGTCACGGACCCCGGCGCTCGTCTCGGGCTTCCTGACGACGCTGAACTCCGGCAGCAGCCGGCCCTCGCCGGCGACGCCGTCTTTCATAACCAACTGGACCGTACGAGGTTTAGGgatggggggtggaggagggtttgAGGACGGGCATACCGAGGAGGATGCGAGGGGAGGATTGGGAGTTGTGGAAAAAGAGGCGAGCGGCGGAATGGAAGAAGAGGGCGAAGGAGAAGAGGCACCGACGGGACCGTTTTCCGGGGAGGAGACTGGACCATTTTCAGAAAACGAGCCGAcggaagcagaagaggaggagggcgcctTGTTGGCGGTGGCAGGGCGAGCGCTCTGGGTCATTTCACGGGAGTCTCGTGGCATGCCCGTGCGAGCCGCCTCCGCCTTTTGTGGCACAGTCGTCACAGTTGTGTCAGAGTCAGGTGGTTTCCGTCCAGTCGACTCTTTTTCGGCGGTCTTCACGGGTTCTGCGTTGCCCTGTTTGGCGGTGACCTGTCGGAGCGTGGCGACCTCCGGCAGGGTTTCCTTCGTCACGCTGAACGGACTGCTGAACCGGATCGCTTGGCTGGTTTGGAACATCTCGGATCTCTGATGGACCTGGTTCGGTTTTCTGTTATCGCGAATGTTGATGAACCCGATCACGTCCTTGGGGGGGTCAGGTTCCGGCCAGGTGGGCAGGTATGACATCATGCATACTTTTTCTAGATCGGTGACTCCGGGGTGGATGGGAGGATCCTCCTGAACAGGTGCCGCCTTCCGCCGCCCCTTCTTGGTGTCTTTCTTGGAGTTCTGTGGACTGGGGGGCTCTACGGGGTCGGCAGAACGGACGGGGCTGCTTAAAGCGAGCATGGCGTATTTGGGGCTGTACAGTTTCCTCGCCATGGCGGCGGAAGGAGCGGCCGCCGGCACCGGCAGCGAGAGGGGCTCCAGTTCGGGTTCTGGCTCCGTGGCGACCGGCCGGAGGTCGACGGAGCTGGAGGTCGCGTAGAGGACGCAAAACAGCCTGTCGAAGACCTCCACCGCCTGGCCCGTAGTCACCGTGATGAGATTTTTGTCCAGCCGCGATGACATCCAGGTGAAGCTACGGGACATACGGCAAAACGTTAGGCTCCTTTACCTCGAAACTGTGCACAGGTGTATTTATTACACGGATACAGTTACAACCTGTAAAACAGGGCATTTATTCACTCACAGCAACAAAGAAAGGTGGAGCACACGGACATAAgctgtttctcacacacacacaaacacaaacacaaacacacacacacacaaacactcacgaATGTGCACTGACCTGTATGATCCAGACACGGCTTTGTCTCCATCGATGAACATGAATCTGTGTCCCATCCGCCCTCGGACCTTCGTGCAGGACCGGCTGTAGAAGTCTTCTCCATCCGTGCAGCGGACACGGAGgttctgttacacacacacacacacattttttattagAGGAAAATTAACCGGAAATTACAACCGCAAGAAATAGTTGAGTGTCGAGCGTACAGTGAACAATCGCCACTTCAAAGATTTTATGAGGTGACCGTATCTTCCTGCTTATAtgtaaatagaataaaaagagcaggtatGCTGTCACCGGCACCATCCTCTACTGTAACTACTGTAATGTGATTAAAGTGACTCACAATGACATCAGTAAAGCACGCTTTGCAAGACATgatcctacctacctacctatctatctatccatccacatACCTAtttacctacctatctatctacctacctaccttcctacccaTCGATCTACAgtactgtggcagcggggtgtgtttaagctcggctgcagagtgggtggagcgggggtgtggttcagggaacggtgtctgattgtcatcagctggtcggATGACAAtcggaccagctgatgacaatctgggtttgtgtatctgcgaggctgtccccataaaggagctggacaggaggaagaggggagccatgagcagagacacagtcggcggtcagagcgctcaaataaagCACGTTACCAAcattccctctggttgcgcattccttggtgcttagggggggaaaaccttttttttttcttctcctcaaaTGGAGAGCATCGAACAAGACCAAGATCTGCCAACCTAGCACGTGATggtgctggggcagatgctgtgtCAGATGGCAGCAACGATGAAGGACCGGGCGGAGGCAGACCGGCAGATACTGGGGAGGCTCCTGGTCCAGGTAGAGGAGCAGACTTGGGCCCTGGAACTGCTCGCCGCCCAGACCGCGGCGGCTACACCTATCCCTTCCCCCTGGGCGGGGGTGGAGCTTAAGAAAATGACGGCGGAGGACGACGCACAGTCATTTTTGGAGACGTTCGAGACggtggcggaggcatgcggctggccagcgggggagtgggcggttcgcctcctgcccctgctcaccggggaggcgcagactgcggccctgggCCTTCCCCCAGCTTCACGCCACAGTTACACGGACGTGCGGAAGGCGGTGATAGATCGGCTGGGGCTGACCCCTGAGGATCACCGGCGGCGGTTCCGCGAGACGACGATGGGGCCCGATGACCGGCCATTCGCATACGCCGGCTGAGGGCGCcggtggctgcagcccgggagcACAGGAGGGGCGCAGGCGGTGGCAGAACGGGCgatcctggagcagtttgttggaGGGTTGCCAGCTGAAACGTCGAcgtgggtctgctgccaccgcccaacatcgctggaggccgccgtcactctggcggaggaccacctggcaGTGCACCCCGGCAGCCAGGCGGACAGCGACGGCGCACTGGCTCCGGCCAAGCCGATGCAGGCCCTGACGCGACCCATACCGGCCCCAGtaaacaccggcacccttcccaacccacaggtagtccctcaaacaccagggcaggagtgttggaggtgcagacagcccggacacatccggtgggagtgtccgctgagggaggtgggccaggtgatccgggttgccggctctccaacgccctccccaggtccgggagcgacataccgtgtaccggtaagaatccaggggggtatacatcaggcaatggtggattccggctgtacacagtctatgatccaccagagcctggttcgaccaggggcattggtggaggcattgtgggtgaagataaggtgtgtgcatggggacattcacggtatcccatagtgtcagtggaaattagacatggggtaaaagcataacgtgaaggttgcggttagctcccgccttacgcaccccgtaatcttgggaaccgattggccagggtttgataagttaatggggaaggctgcgggggtgcgttcacggcagacaggggcATGCGGTGTGTGcaccgtgctcagcggtgacgcgaggttgtccgacactgcagacggggagggggaaccggtggagcctcctatggagactcctctggctcccgagtttcactccatggaagattttccactcgagcagtctcgggacgatactctacgctcagcctttgaccaagtgatacaaattgatggtcagctggtgcgccctgacgcagcgcagacatatccgcacttcgcattgatcagggacagactgtacagagtgagccgtgacactcacacagggcaggaaagcacccagttgttggtgccgaagagccgccgggaaatggttttccaggcggctcactataacccaatggctggtcacatgggatatgataaaactctggaccggataatgacccgattttattggccgggcatccgggcggatgtgcgccgttggtgtgcgtcctgcgtcaattggtaaaccctccggccattccgagggcacctttgcgccctctgccattaatggaggttccatttgagcgtatcgctatggacctcatcgggccatttcaccggagtgcacgcggatatcgctttgtgttagtcttcgtggattacgcaacacgatacccggaggcggtgcccttgcgcaacatttctgcaaagagtgtcgcgcaggcgctgtttcaggtcatctcccgagtcggaatcccgaaagagattctgacggaccagggcacccagttcatgtcaagaacactgagagaactttatgggttactgggcatcaagtctattcggaccagtgtgtaccacccacagaccgacggtctggtggagcgtctgaataagactttgaagtccatgatccgtaaatttattaatgacgatgaacgtaattgggataaatggcttgacgctctgttgtttgcagtggaggttccccaggcctccacggattttctcctttgaacttttgttcggcaggactccacgaggggtgctcgacctcattaaagaaaactgggaggaggggccgagcaccagtaaaaatgagatccaacacgtcctggaccagcgagcaaagctccacacactgggtcagctgtcacgtgagaatttgctccaggcccaggagcgtcagcagcggctgtacaacagaggtgccaggctgatacaattcacaccgggagagaaggtacttgtattgcttccttcttccagctctaaactcctcgccaagtggcaagggccctttgtggtcacacggcgagtgggggatgtcgactatgaggtggtgcgttctgataggggcggagctacacagatttaccacctcaacctcctaaaagcatggagggaggcggagtctgtttctctggtgtcctcggtatctgagagagaggagctggggcctgaggtcccaaaatccaccaatccggcctcgctcctttgtgaagaccgtctctccgggacccagaaaacagacattgcccggttgcaaaagcagtttgctgatgtgttctctctccttccaggacgcacaaacctcatagagcacgagattgagactcctccgggcgtgacagtgcggtcacgaccctacaggttaccggaacacaagagaaaggtggttcagcgggaattggctgcaatgctggagatgggggtaatagaagagtcccacagtgcctggtgtagtcccattgttcttgtggtcaagaaggatgggtctatatggttctgcgtggactatcgcagggtgaacgaggtgtcacggttcgatgcttacccaatgccccgggtcgacgagctcctggaccgactgggcactgcgtgtttctttacgacactggatttaaccaagggctactggcagattcctctgtcgccagagtctaaggaaaaaacggccttctccactccgtttgggttataccaattcaccacgcttccttttgggttgttcggggccccagccaccttcaacgcctcatggaccgggtgctgcgtccgcacgctgcgtatgctgccgcctacctggatgatgtgatcatacacagcaccacctgggcggagcatgtgcagcgggtgggcgcggtgctggagtccctgaggcaggcggggcttacggccaacccggggaagtgtgcagttggacggagggaggtgcggtatctggggtaccacttgggcgccgggcaggtgcgcctcaggtggacaagaccgccgccatcgcagcctgcccgcggcccaagactaaaaaagaggtgaggcagtttttggggctggcgggctattacaggcggttcatcccgaactttgcggagctgaccagccccatgactgacctgacccggaaaggtgcctcagatccggtccagtggacggagcagtgccagttggtgtgtgaggaggtaaagcaagctctctgtggggaaccactccttcacacacctaacttctctctcccttttactctgcagaccgatcgtcgaacagagggctgggggtcgtttgtcccagcaggtaggggtTTGACCGctccgtgctgtacatcagccgcaaactgtcggggagggcaggtacagcacggtggagaaggagtgcctcgccatccggtgggcggtcgactccctgcgctactacctcctgggacgctcattcaccctctggtcggaccacgccccgctccaatggctccaccgcatgaaagataccaacgcccgaatcactcggtggtatctggctttacagccttttaatttcaaggtgatccataggccgggacacagatggtcgtggccgacttcctctcccgctctcatgggggagggagtaggttaggcggatgttgccccggcctaagtcgggcggtggaggtatgtggcagcgggtgtgtttaagctcggctgcagagtgggtggagcgggggtgtggttcagggaacggtgtctgattgtcatcagctggtcggATGACAAtcggaccagctgatgacaatctaggtttgtgtatctgcgaggctctgtccccataaaggagctggacaggaggaagaggggagccatgagcagagacacagtcggcggtcagagcgctcaaataaagcacgttaccaacgttccctctggttgcgcattccttggtgcttagggggggaaacctaccggtgacggccacgaacctgtcacaagtacctatctatttatctatctatctatccatctatctatctatctagacgTACATTACTTTTAATTAAAGACAAACAGAGACATTAGGACCAGTCTGGTTCTATTTCCTGACCCTTAATTAAAGAAAGCCAATAATTACACTAATATAAATGCAGTGATTAAATCTTACGACATGGTAAATTGCCAATGATTTAAAATCTGTCTCGTCTCTACTTGATTTGACGGCTGCGTTGACAGCGTGGACCAAACCATTATCTTGACCCACTTTTCTGGTCTTTGTTGGGACTTGTGTGCTTCGCTCATCGCTGTGTGAAAGGCGAGGTATGTGTACTGTACACAAAAAAGCGTCTGCCTTTCCTTCAGATCAATATCTGGCGTTCCGCAGGGCTCATTTCTCGGTCCTCTGTTGTTTCAAAATGTTCTATTACAGGCACTCCTTGAATGCCACCTCGTCTCGACAGATGAGGTTGCTTTTTGACATTTCCATGAGCGTTAATGAATGGCAACGTCGGAGAGAAGTTCAGCGTGAATGTTTTTGTTGATTGATTTGGCCGCAGTGTGCACATGTAAACACCGACAGGTGTAACCGAATAACCGCAATAAACTGACAGTGCTGACATTGAACTCACAGTCATGATAACAGATGGGCGGTAGA
Coding sequences:
- the LOC130189304 gene encoding microtubule-associated protein futsch-like; this translates as MALSQVQCLDDNHVNPRTHESKPDFLYCEDQRLALEAFLLDGREALGKYLCAHGLRGFLSDPELETLAEGVVPYDPGAELFFPENAEDDAAELPLSLHYWPELSDTSVPQMDLSWPENISYRGVTRTAVYTQPPLEGQVHIKEVVRKMIAQAQKVIAVVMDVFTDVDIFRDLLDAGFKRKVSVYILLERTTLPHFESMCQRANMHAGHLKNLRVRCTDGEDFYSRSCTKVRGRMGHRFMFIDGDKAVSGSYSFTWMSSRLDKNLITVTTGQAVEVFDRLFCVLYATSSSVDLRPVATEPEPELEPLSLPVPAAAPSAAMARKLYSPKYAMLALSSPVRSADPVEPPSPQNSKKDTKKGRRKAAPVQEDPPIHPGVTDLEKVCMMSYLPTWPEPDPPKDVIGFINIRDNRKPNQVHQRSEMFQTSQAIRFSSPFSVTKETLPEVATLRQVTAKQGNAEPVKTAEKESTGRKPPDSDTTVTTVPQKAEAARTGMPRDSREMTQSARPATANKAPSSSSASVGSFSENGPVSSPENGPVGASSPSPSSSIPPLASFSTTPNPPLASSSVCPSSNPPPPPIPKPRTVQLVMKDGVAGEGRLLPEFSVVRKPETSAGVRDGVRDGVRDGVRDKVRDGVRDGVHDGVRDKVRDGVRDGVRDGVRDGVRDGVRDGRLSGALAERSVPGAARKHADSASGIGGDAQRKQSATSRETTTAKEADGRRERADRNKAESDVMITEAPKAASVNIQESIHANVEPETLTSTDCNSTSQTERAAKTPGRDSYGGEPNESRGSVSECKARAPQRISYSESTPKEAHALEIVDSVEAPSFTPNPAFQEQIPKAEASTHTPERPRRLHLFDAQVPDSRSPTPDGFLPRTPTPDSRTHTPELSQHMHLFDTQVPNFRSPTPDGVLPRSPTPDSRTATPELRTHTPERPRRLHLFDTQLPDFRSSTPDGFLPRTPTPDSRTHTPDLRSPDVQTPSSDGYISARTDSALSTNSEEYYECSNSIFHEPVFDRASFHNPVATEANAPNATSITCTAARGIPDRSTFRSETESWSSLRIAADESVVNGGGEDERGSVAEGDDQGAERRGSDDAKRRADHFRRGEDSTWREEENIDAQAPKRKRVPNQSGAEKQVDAGATPGESTNERAGPKPLSTGDFRSRKSSSERKREDKEKAEEREALGPSGAERRDTDGQKLSHALPKTPLGQRRGGEASSPPRPPRPPRPASPAPGPRGGGSRLPTRTESPPSPRAPSSRPPASKQDEVAHGRRSPAPRQPLAAEVTTRGGAEASRSPTAAQETHWQEGEGKAPFSFTFSRLYSLKGLRDKVNRLPSQSKGGGANSQRKSTS